Part of the Actinomycetota bacterium genome, ATCCTCTCCGCCGGGCGTCGCCGGCTGTCACCGTCGACGGGTCTGTGCCGACTTCTCGCCGGCGCCCTTCCACTTGACCACGCGGGTCGGGGCGAACTCACCGAGCTTGTGCCCGACCATGTTCTCCGAGATGTAGACCGGGACGTGCTTGCGGCCGTCGTGGACCGCGATCGTGTGTCCGACCATCTCGGGGAAGATCGTCGAGCGGCGTGACCAGGTCTTGATCACGCGCTTGTCACCTCTGGCGTTCATCTCGTCCACCTTCCTCATCAGGTGGTCGTCGACGAACGGTCCCTTCTTCAGGCTGCGTGGCATGGTGTCTCGAGCCTCCTTAGCGTCGCCGGCCGCCGCGTCGGCGGATGATCTGCTTGTTGGACGCCTTGCCCTTCTTGCGGGTCCGTCGCTGGGGGTTGCCCCACGGGTCGGTCGGGTGCCGGCCGCCCGACGACTTGCCCTCGCCACCGCCCAGCGGGTGGTCCACCGGGTTCATCGCCACTCCGCGGGTCTGCGGGCGGCGGCCCTTCCAGCGCGACCGGCCGGCCTTGCCGGCGCTGACCAACTCGTGCTCCTCGTTCCCGACCGTGCCCACGGTCGCGCGGCAGCGGCTGTCCACCAGGCGGATCTCGCCCGACGGCAGCCGCAGGGCGGCGTTGCGGCCCTCCTTGGCCAACAGCTGGATCTGGGTCCCCGCCGAGCGTCCAAGCTTCGCGCCCCCGCCGGGGCGGAGCTCGACGGCGTGGACGGTGGTCCCCAGGGGGATGCTGCGCAGCGGCATCGCGTTGCCAGGTTGGACGTCGGCCCCCTCGCCCGACTCGACCCGCATCCCTGGGACCAGCCCCTTGGGCGCGAGGATGTAGCGCTTCTCGCCATCGTGATAGTGCAGCAGCGCGATCCGCGCGGACCGGTTGGGGTCGTACTCGATCGTGGCCACGGTCGCGGGGACGCCGTCCTTGTCCCGGCGGAAATCGATCAGGCGGTACTGGCGCTTGTGACGCCCGCCGCGATGGCGGCTGGTGATGCGGCCGTGGACGTTCCGCCCCGACGTCCGGGGCAGCGGACGCAGCAGGGACTTCTCCGGCTCGGTCTTGGTGATCGAGCCGAAGTCGGACACCGACATGCCGCGGCGGGCGTTGGTCGTCGGCTTGTACTTACGGTTCGGCATCATCTGCTCCTCGGTGCGCGCGCCGCGTGTGCCGGCACCCGCCTTGTTCGTCACACGCCGGCGTCGAAGATCTCGATCTCGTCACCGGGCGCAAGGGTCACGATCGCCCGCTTGACGTCGGGGCGCTTCCCCCAGGTCCATCCCCGGCGCTTGCGCTTGCCGCGCCGGTTGAGCGTGTTGACGCTGACGACCTTGACATCGAAGATCTTCTCGACGGCGACCTTGATCTCGGTCTTGTTCGCCGAGGGGTGGACGACGAAGGTGTACTTGTTGTCATCCTGCAGGCCGTAGCTCTTCTCGGAGACAACCGGCCGGATGATGACGTCACGGTGGTCCTTCACGCCGTGACCTCCTCGGCCCCGCCGGTGTCGGGTGCAGCGGACCCCGCGGACGGGGCGGTGTCGGTGCGCCGGCCCGTCCCGATCAGCGGCAGGGCGGCCTCCTCGAACACCACGACGTCGCTCTTGAGCACGTCGAAGGTGTTGAGCTGATCGACCGTGAGGACATGGACTTCTGGCAGGTTCCGGAAGGACTTGAAGGTCGGAAGGTGCAGCGTGCCCAGCACCACCAGGACCTTGCGGTCGTCGAGGCCCCAGCTGGTGAGCGCCGCGACCGCCTCTTTGGTGCGTGGCTGATCGATCGCCAGGCCACGGATCACCGTCACGTCCCCACCGTTGGCGCGGTCGGTCAGGGCCGAGCTCAACGCCACGCGCTTCATCTTCTTGTTGATGCGCTGGCTGTGG contains:
- the rpsS gene encoding 30S ribosomal protein S19, translating into MPRSLKKGPFVDDHLMRKVDEMNARGDKRVIKTWSRRSTIFPEMVGHTIAVHDGRKHVPVYISENMVGHKLGEFAPTRVVKWKGAGEKSAQTRRR
- the rplB gene encoding 50S ribosomal protein L2 produces the protein MPNRKYKPTTNARRGMSVSDFGSITKTEPEKSLLRPLPRTSGRNVHGRITSRHRGGRHKRQYRLIDFRRDKDGVPATVATIEYDPNRSARIALLHYHDGEKRYILAPKGLVPGMRVESGEGADVQPGNAMPLRSIPLGTTVHAVELRPGGGAKLGRSAGTQIQLLAKEGRNAALRLPSGEIRLVDSRCRATVGTVGNEEHELVSAGKAGRSRWKGRRPQTRGVAMNPVDHPLGGGEGKSSGGRHPTDPWGNPQRRTRKKGKASNKQIIRRRGGRRR
- the rplW gene encoding 50S ribosomal protein L23; amino-acid sequence: MKDHRDVIIRPVVSEKSYGLQDDNKYTFVVHPSANKTEIKVAVEKIFDVKVVSVNTLNRRGKRKRRGWTWGKRPDVKRAIVTLAPGDEIEIFDAGV
- the rplD gene encoding 50S ribosomal protein L4; translation: MTGQPHVSSLTADVKDLSGETVGTVELPAQWFDGQVNVPLMHQVVTAQLANARQDSARTKTRGEVRGGGRKPWRQKGTGRARHGSIRSPQWVGGGVAHGRTADENHSQRINKKMKRVALSSALTDRANGGDVTVIRGLAIDQPRTKEAVAALTSWGLDDRKVLVVLGTLHLPTFKSFRNLPEVHVLTVDQLNTFDVLKSDVVVFEEAALPLIGTGRRTDTAPSAGSAAPDTGGAEEVTA